One Montipora foliosa isolate CH-2021 unplaced genomic scaffold, ASM3666993v2 scaffold_454, whole genome shotgun sequence genomic window carries:
- the LOC137989335 gene encoding uncharacterized protein, producing MQPACNSILEASEAGFHHCCVSYASVGTQTDEPMDLSEKRFQELYFVVYICLLFIFAMLQDMKIHVQEKANLKKETLQLRYLMERSCFDINDFKENPEDISFFTGFADYQTMMLCYDIIKDPAKNLTYGVHERKVFNAQSNSSQLGRPRNLTTFQEFVLVLVKLRLGLFNRDLAYRFRVSLTIVSVIFRTWIRFLRTELQCLIRLPPREVLQLHMPVLFKEYYPQTVLIIDCTEIEMEKPSALDNQSACYSSYKSRTTMKSLIGITPSGATAFVSELFPGSTSDKEITVKSGLLNLLQAGDEIMADKGFLIQDELASVGALLTIPAFLKGRKQFTKEEAEKNKKVACLRVHVERSMERIKNWHILDSKIPITLAPFASDIFIVIAAFTNFLPRLIQ from the coding sequence ATGCAACCAGCGTGTAACTCGATTCTGGAGGCAAGTGAAGCTGGTTTTCATCACTGTTGTGTATCTTATGCAAGTGTAGGAACTCAGACCGATGAACCAATGGACTTGAGTGAGAAGAGGTTCCAAGAGTTATACTTTGTTGTATATATatgtttattatttatatttgcCATGTTGCAGGACATGAAAATACACGTGCAAGAGAAGGCAAACCTAAAGAAAGAGACATTGCAACTCAGATATTTAATGGAACGTTCATGCTTCGACATTAATGATTTCAAAGAAAACCCCGAAGATATCTCATTCTTTACAGGTTTTGCAGATTATCAGACTATGATGTTATGTTATGACATTATTAAGGACCCTGCCAAAAACCTAACTTATGGGGTTCATGAAAGAAAGGTGTTTAATGCCCAGTCAAATTCCAGTCAACTTGGAAGGCCTCGAAATCTAACAACCTTTCAGGAATTTGTGTTAGTGCTTGTGAAGCTTAGGCTTGGCCTTTTTAACAGGGACTTGGCCTACCGGTTTAGAGTTTCTCtgaccattgtttctgtaaTATTCCGAACATGGATTCGGTTTTTAAGAACAGAGCTACAATGTTTAATTCGCCTACCACCAAGAGAAGTGCTGCAACTTCACATGCCTGTCCTGTTCAAAGAATACTATCCACAAACTGTTCTAATCATTGACTGCACAGAAATAGAAATGGAAAAACCCTCAGCCTTGGACAACCAGTCAGCCTGCTATTCTTCATACAAATCAAGAACAACAATGAAGAGTTTAATTGGCATTACACCAAGTGGAGCAACTGCTTTCGTAAGTGAACTTTTTCCTGGCAGTACTTCAGACAAGGAAATAACTGTTAAAAGTGGACTACTGAATCTCCTTCAGGCAGGGGATGAGATCATGGCAGATAAGGGCTTTTTAATCCAAGATGAACTTGCCTCTGTGGGTGCCCTTTTGACCATACCAGCATTTCTTAAAGGCCGCAAACAGTTTACAAAAGAAGAagcagagaaaaacaaaaaggtggctTGTCTTAGAGTCCATGTCGAGAGATCCATGGAAAGAATAAAGAATTGGCATATTCTTGACTCCAAAATCCCAATAACTTTGGCTCCTTTTGCATCTGATATATTCATTGTTATTGCTGCATTTACAAACTTTTTGCCTCGCTTAATACAATGA
- the LOC137989328 gene encoding uncharacterized protein F54H12.2-like, with amino-acid sequence MTSAHPLSAPGANSSLQLFDVPVTDVSIVSSKWIDYEPVQTGTNPIEFVIKPLADYIDINKTELRLVVKITKQDGSPTGDGKKYTLVNNALHSIIKQFTIKINETLVTEQSDTQAYNAYIKTLLNFTEQAKKSYLTKALYYKDTAGHMNEVDNTAESNEGLNRRATFTNNGAEVGLVGVPLCDVFNIDKLLLDGLEIKVKVDLNNDAFVLMAGETPNNCKLKVMSSTLRIRTVRVADSVKLEHVQIMQGHKGSAPLPAIYTLTRTPTQARIIPQGVLNHTETDLFHGFIPQCIIFGLVRNDAFNGNLARNPFNFELFDLQDIRLTVNGEEMPYSALDLTGGKKIDGYNTLFSGSGDMNCGHGLDIDRVDWENGYGLFRFDLTPAGSGHPDHLIPHRTGNVNLYLKFGTQTNSVLNLIVYAEFQNQLEIDRNRRVVYDLSQGS; translated from the coding sequence ATGACATCAGCACACCCTCTCTCAGCCCCTGGTGCGAATTCAAGTTTACAATTGTTTGATGTACCTGTGACAGATGTGTCGATTGTTAGCAGCAAATGGATCGATTACGAACCGGTTCAAACGGGAACTAATCCCATCGAGTTTGTCATCAAACCGTTAGCTGACTACATTGACATTAACAAGACAGAGCTGCGATTGGTAGTAAAGATTACCAAACAAGATGGATCGCCCACAGGGGATGGTAAAAAGTACACTCTGGTCAACAACGCCCTTCATTCCATCATCAAACAGTTTACCATCAAGATCAACGAAACGCTGGTAACAGAACAGTCAGACACTCAAGCATACAATGCTTACATCAAGACCTTATTGAACTTTACGGAACAGGCCAAGAAATCGTACTTAACCAAAGCTCTGTATTACAAAGACACTGCTGGACACATGAATGAAGTAGATAATACAGCAGAAAGTAATGAGGGTCTGAATAGAAGAGCCACATTTACTAACAACGGCGCAGAAGTTGGGTTGGTCGGAGTACCTCTTTGTGACGTGTTTAATATTGACAAGTTGTTGCTTGACGGTTTGGAGATCAAAGTCAAAGTAGATCTGAACAACGATGCTTTTGTTCTAATGGCTGGGGAGACTCCAAACAACTGCAAACTAAAGGTCATGTCGAGTACGCTTCGCATACGCACAGTGCGTGTTGCAGACAGTGTGAAACTAGAACATGTACAGATCATGCAAGGTCACAAAGGGAGCGCACCGCTACCAGCCATCTATACCCTAACCAGAACCCCTACGCAGGCAAGGATCATCCCTCAAGGAGTCTTAAATCACACTGAGACAGATCTATTCCACGGTTTCATTCCTCAGTGCATCATTTTTGGGCTCGTGCGAAACGATGCCTTCAACGGAAACCTTGCAAGAAATCCTTTCAACTTTGAGCTGTTTGACCTGCAAGACATTCGGCTGACTGTGAATGGAGAAGAAATGCCTTATTCTGCGCTGGATCTGACGGGTGGAAAAAAGATCGATGGTTACAACACGCTGTTTTCAGGAAGTGGAGACATGAATTGTGGGCACGGGCTTGACATTGATAGAGTGGATTGGGAAAACGGATACGGTTTGTTCCGTTTTGATTTGACACCGGCAGGAAGTGGACATCCCGATCATCTGATACCTCATCGAACGGGTAACGTGAACCTGTACCTGAAATTTGGAACTCAAACGAACTCAGTTCTGAATTTAATTGTGTACGCAGAATTTCAGAATCAGTTGGAAATTGATCGCAATCGTCGCGTGGTCTACGATTTGTCACAAGGCTCTTAG